In Streptomyces sp. NBC_01439, the following are encoded in one genomic region:
- a CDS encoding protealysin inhibitor emfourin, translating to MRIQVVRTGGFAGIERRAEVDTAGRPDEDEWKALAQLALRPGPPGDPADRVRDGFSYRITVDGRTLACAEPNLSDAQRALISRVLKEGA from the coding sequence ATGCGCATTCAGGTGGTACGGACGGGCGGCTTCGCGGGCATCGAGCGCCGGGCCGAGGTGGACACCGCGGGCCGGCCGGACGAGGACGAGTGGAAGGCCCTGGCCCAGCTCGCGCTGCGGCCCGGGCCGCCGGGCGACCCTGCGGACCGGGTACGGGACGGCTTCTCCTACCGGATCACCGTGGACGGGCGGACGCTGGCCTGCGCGGAGCCGAACCTCTCCGACGCCCAGCGGGCGCTGATCTCGCGCGTGCTGAAGGAGGGCGCCTGA
- the era gene encoding GTPase Era, producing MARMSDRSPESTAPHRAGFACFVGRPNAGKSTLTNALVGTKVAITSNRPQTTRHTVRGIVHRPDAQLVLVDTPGLHKPRTLLGERLNDVVRTTWAEVDVIGFCLPADQKLGPGDKFIAKELAGIKKTPKIAIITKTDLVESKQLAEQLLAVHQLGAELGFEWAEIVPVSAVGDTQVQLLADLIAPLLPESPPLYPEGDLTDEPEMVMVAELIREAALEGVRDELPHSIAVVVEEMIPRENRPADRPLLDIHANVYIERPSQKGIIIGPKGSRLKEVGMKSRKHIEALLGTPVFLDLHVKVAKDWQRDPKQLRKLGF from the coding sequence ATGGCCCGTATGAGCGATCGTTCCCCCGAGTCCACCGCCCCGCACCGTGCGGGGTTCGCCTGCTTCGTCGGCCGCCCCAACGCGGGGAAGTCGACCCTCACCAACGCACTCGTGGGCACCAAGGTCGCGATCACCTCCAACCGGCCGCAGACCACCCGCCACACCGTTCGCGGCATCGTGCACCGCCCCGACGCGCAGCTCGTCCTCGTGGACACGCCCGGCCTGCACAAGCCGCGCACCCTGCTCGGCGAGCGCCTCAACGACGTCGTACGGACCACCTGGGCCGAGGTCGACGTCATCGGTTTCTGCCTGCCGGCCGACCAGAAGCTCGGCCCCGGCGACAAGTTCATCGCCAAGGAGCTGGCGGGGATCAAGAAGACCCCCAAGATCGCCATCATCACCAAGACCGACCTGGTCGAGTCCAAGCAGCTGGCCGAGCAGCTCCTCGCCGTGCACCAGCTCGGCGCCGAGCTCGGCTTCGAGTGGGCCGAGATCGTTCCCGTCTCGGCCGTCGGCGACACCCAGGTCCAGCTGCTGGCCGACCTGATCGCGCCGCTGCTGCCGGAGAGCCCGCCGCTGTACCCGGAGGGCGACCTCACCGACGAGCCCGAGATGGTCATGGTCGCGGAGCTGATCCGCGAGGCCGCACTGGAGGGCGTACGGGACGAGCTCCCGCACTCCATCGCCGTGGTCGTCGAAGAGATGATCCCGCGCGAGAACCGTCCGGCGGACCGGCCGCTGCTCGACATCCACGCCAACGTCTACATCGAGCGGCCGAGCCAGAAGGGCATCATCATCGGCCCGAAGGGCTCCCGCCTGAAGGAGGTCGGGATGAAGTCGCGCAAGCACATCGAGGCGCTGCTCGGCACCCCGGTCTTCCTCGACCTGCACGTGAAGGTCGCCAAGGACTGGCAGCGGGACCCCAAGCAGCTGCGCAAGCTCGGTTTCTGA
- a CDS encoding SAM-dependent methyltransferase yields MTEHAHTHTHAHHHPEPGAVAGEEFWDGRYGEGHRIWSGEANAMLVHEVSALAPGRALDLGCGEGADAVWLARRGWTVTGTDISGVALGRATEHAAEAGVSDRVSFARHDLTESFPQGEFDLVSACFLHNYGDFPRDAVLRTAAAAVAPGGTLLVVGHAGWAPWQEEREEAHFPTPEEVLAQLEPVTAGWEVLRAEETERIQNQPDGTPGTRTDNVVRVRRPA; encoded by the coding sequence ATGACCGAGCACGCGCACACCCACACGCACGCCCACCACCACCCCGAGCCCGGAGCGGTGGCGGGCGAGGAGTTCTGGGACGGCCGGTACGGGGAGGGCCACCGCATCTGGAGCGGCGAGGCCAACGCCATGCTGGTGCACGAGGTGTCCGCCCTCGCCCCGGGCCGGGCCCTGGACCTGGGGTGCGGGGAGGGCGCCGACGCCGTCTGGCTGGCCCGCCGCGGATGGACGGTCACCGGGACCGACATCTCCGGGGTCGCCCTCGGCCGGGCGACCGAGCACGCGGCGGAGGCCGGGGTCAGCGACCGCGTCTCCTTCGCACGGCACGACCTGACGGAGTCCTTCCCGCAGGGGGAGTTCGACCTCGTCTCCGCGTGCTTCCTGCACAACTACGGGGACTTCCCCCGTGACGCGGTCCTGCGCACGGCCGCCGCGGCCGTGGCCCCCGGCGGCACCCTGCTGGTGGTCGGCCACGCGGGCTGGGCGCCGTGGCAGGAGGAGCGGGAGGAGGCGCACTTCCCCACGCCCGAGGAGGTCCTCGCGCAGCTGGAGCCGGTCACGGCGGGCTGGGAGGTGCTGCGGGCCGAGGAGACCGAGCGGATCCAGAACCAGCCCGACGGAACGCCCGGGACCCGTACGGACAACGTGGTCCGGGTGCGCCGGCCCGCATAG
- a CDS encoding M4 family metallopeptidase has translation MDASHTHRHHPVFCTVVPPHLLDKAALSEDSRRADLAQRTLERDSMLRTRRRVTAVRGIVPVLAAPTSDDPDRTVYDAQHRTRLPGAKVRGEGDPLSKDATVNRAYAGLGATYELFLKGFGRRSIDDSGLPLDATVHYGEEYNNAFWDGQQMVFGDGDGDLFLDFTVSVDVIGHELTHGVTQYTANLVYRGQSGALNESMSDVFGSLIKQYSLEQTAEEADWLIGAGLLGPNVTGVALRSMKAPGTAYDDDELGKDPQPATMDGYVNTHSDNGGVHINSGIPNHAFYIVATELGGKAWERAGRIWYDTLTGGDLTPRANFADFARLSTAAAVTRYGAGGAEHQALQKAWSAVGVPLAG, from the coding sequence ATGGATGCCTCCCACACCCACCGCCACCACCCCGTCTTCTGCACGGTCGTCCCGCCGCACCTCCTCGACAAGGCCGCCCTGTCCGAGGACTCCCGCCGCGCCGACCTCGCCCAGCGCACGCTGGAGCGCGACTCCATGCTGCGCACCCGGCGCCGGGTCACCGCCGTCCGCGGGATCGTCCCCGTGCTCGCCGCGCCGACCTCCGACGATCCGGACCGGACCGTCTACGACGCCCAGCACCGCACCCGGCTGCCCGGGGCGAAGGTCCGCGGGGAGGGCGACCCGCTGAGCAAGGACGCCACCGTCAACCGCGCCTACGCGGGCCTCGGGGCGACGTACGAACTCTTCCTGAAGGGTTTCGGCCGGCGCTCGATCGACGACTCCGGGCTCCCCCTGGACGCGACCGTCCACTACGGCGAGGAGTACAACAACGCGTTCTGGGACGGCCAGCAGATGGTCTTCGGCGACGGGGACGGGGACCTCTTCCTCGACTTCACCGTGTCGGTGGACGTCATCGGCCACGAGCTGACCCACGGCGTCACCCAGTACACGGCGAACCTGGTCTACCGCGGCCAGTCGGGCGCCCTGAACGAGTCGATGTCGGACGTCTTCGGCTCGCTGATCAAGCAGTACTCGCTGGAGCAGACGGCCGAGGAGGCCGACTGGCTGATCGGGGCCGGGCTGCTCGGCCCCAACGTCACCGGGGTCGCACTGCGCTCGATGAAGGCCCCGGGCACCGCGTACGACGACGACGAGCTGGGCAAGGACCCGCAGCCGGCCACGATGGACGGCTACGTGAACACCCACAGCGACAACGGCGGCGTCCACATCAACTCCGGCATCCCCAACCACGCCTTCTACATCGTGGCGACCGAGCTGGGCGGCAAGGCCTGGGAGCGGGCCGGACGGATCTGGTACGACACCCTGACCGGCGGCGACCTCACCCCCCGGGCGAACTTCGCGGACTTCGCCCGGCTCTCGACCGCGGCGGCCGTGACCCGGTACGGGGCCGGCGGCGCCGAGCACCAGGCGCTCCAGAAGGCGTGGTCCGCGGTGGGTGTCCCGCTCGCGGGGTAG
- a CDS encoding GNAT family N-acetyltransferase, translating to MTDHMIDPTLSELERYYDTVPRVGGARAEDFGPLTLFVQEGAGWPYYARPALGGPGATRADVERVWQRQRELKVPEAFEWVAETSPSLRAAVEAAGLHVHAHPLMVLDPAAEALPPHPEVRLLDADDPLLTAAVTVPALAFAAPGTAVGEAGPAELAAALTDPAAEAGRARVAEKLAAGSTVLAAAVRDGVVLCAGQYNPVGDVVEVVGVGTLPSARRQGLALGVTAALVARARERGARTVFLSAGDEDVARVYARIGFRRVATALIAEPPA from the coding sequence ATGACCGACCACATGATCGACCCGACGTTGTCCGAGCTCGAGCGGTACTACGACACGGTGCCGCGGGTGGGCGGGGCCCGCGCCGAGGACTTCGGCCCCCTGACCCTGTTCGTCCAGGAGGGCGCGGGCTGGCCGTACTACGCGCGGCCCGCGCTCGGCGGCCCCGGGGCAACCCGGGCCGACGTGGAGCGGGTCTGGCAGCGCCAGCGGGAGCTGAAGGTCCCCGAGGCCTTCGAGTGGGTGGCCGAAACCAGCCCCTCGCTCCGGGCCGCGGTGGAGGCGGCGGGGCTCCACGTCCACGCCCACCCGCTGATGGTCCTGGACCCGGCGGCCGAGGCCCTTCCCCCGCACCCCGAAGTCCGTCTGCTCGACGCCGACGACCCGCTGCTCACCGCCGCCGTGACGGTCCCGGCCCTGGCCTTCGCGGCCCCGGGAACGGCGGTCGGCGAGGCGGGCCCAGCGGAACTGGCGGCGGCGCTGACGGACCCGGCGGCCGAGGCGGGCCGGGCCCGCGTGGCCGAGAAGCTGGCCGCAGGCAGCACGGTCCTGGCCGCGGCCGTACGGGACGGGGTGGTGCTCTGCGCGGGCCAGTACAACCCGGTCGGGGACGTCGTGGAGGTGGTGGGCGTCGGCACCCTCCCGTCGGCCCGCCGCCAGGGCCTGGCCCTCGGGGTCACGGCCGCCCTGGTCGCACGGGCCCGGGAGCGCGGGGCCCGTACGGTCTTCCTGTCGGCGGGCGACGAGGACGTGGCCCGCGTCTACGCCCGCATCGGCTTCCGCCGGGTGGCCACGGCCCTGATCGCCGAGCCGCCGGCGTAA